CGCGGCGCCCGCGGACCTGACGTTTCATCGCCGCTTTTTCAACTGTCCGCTGGAGTTCGGCAGCGACTTCAACGGGTTCGTCTGTGCGAGCGCCGATCTCGACTACCCGAATCCGCTAGCCGACCCTGAACTCGTGCGCTATGCGGAGAGCCTCGCCGCTCCGCGGAACGCGAGCGCAGCGGAATCGGCCGCGCTGGAAGTGCGCAAGGCGATCTACCTGCTGCTGCCGCTCGAACAGGCGAACGCGGACCTGGTGGCGCGCCATTTGCATCTGAGCGTGCGCACCATGCAACGCCAGTTGAATTCGGCCGGCACCAGCTTTTCGGATCAGGTGGAGGAAGTCCGCGGAGAACTCGCCGTGCGCTACATGAGCAACCCCACCTATCCGATCGGACGGGTTTCGGCGCTTCTCGGCTACGCGCAGCAGGGATCGTTCACGAACTGGTTCGTGTCGCGATTCCATATGACGCCGCGTGACTGGCGGACGAGCCATTCGAAATGATGGCCCGAAAGACCGGCCGTTTCACTGATGCGCTCGACGGCATTCTCATCCCGGCATGCCGTCATAACCGGTGATGACACAAAGCTGCGTTTCGTTTGCATAGCGTGCGCGCATGATATACGATATGTATATCATGCTATGGAGGCGGTAATGAGTCGGATTTTGATTGATTTACCCGATGCGCAGATCGAAGAGTTGGCGGTACTCGTGGAGATGGAGCGCCGCCCCCGCGCCGCGGTAATCCGTGACGCGATCGAGGTGTATATCGCGAATCACAAGCAAGCGCGCGGGGCCGAGGTTTTCGGGCTGTGGAAGAACAAGAAAATAGACGGCCTTGAATACCAGCAGGAGCTTCGCTCGGAATGGTAAGAGCACTTTTTGATACGAACATTTTGATCGACTACCTCGGTGGTGTCATCGCAGCGAAGAAAGAACTTTCGCGCTACGAATACCGGGCGATCAGCACAATTACGTGGATGGAAGTTCTTGTCGGCACGACGGCTGAAGATGAAGCGACGATTCGTGCATGGCTCGGTTCCTTTGAAGTCATCGCGTTGGACAGTGCCATCGCAAATCGCGCGGTCGAGATTCGCAAGCAACGGCGAATCCGATTGCCTGATGCGATCGTTTGGGCATCCGCACAAGTTAATTCGTTGTTGCTGGTTTCTCGCAATACGAAGGATTTTCCTGCGGATGAACCGGGCGTGCGAGTGCCCTACAAGATTTAGAGGAAAAGGCAAGCGACGCGGGCAGGAAGCGCTATTGGGCGACGCGCGTACTGCGGCGCGGCGACGCTGCCCAACGTTGGGCAATCGTCCTTTCACACGCCATGCGCAAACGCCATCCGCTCATTCGGCACGAAGCTTCACATACCGGCCCGGTGCGCTCTCGATTACCTTGTACTTTCGATTGCCGAGCTTCGTGCGCGCCTCGACCTGTTCGCCGGAATGCTTCTTGACCCAGTCGATCCAGTGATTCCACCAGCTGCCAGGTTGCTGAACCGCTGTTGCGCGCCAGTCGTCCGCATTCTCGTCGCAGGTCTCGTTGGTCCAGTAGCTGCGTTTGTTCTTCGACGCTGGATTGATCACACCCGCGATATGGCCGCTTGCCCCCAGCACGAACTCGGTTTCGCCCCCCAGTAATTGCGTCGATCGATAGGCGGATCGCCACGGCACGATGTGATCCTCCTCGGCCGCCATCAGATAGCTCGGCACATCAATGTTGCCGAGATCGACGGGCGTACCGCAGAACGTCAGTTTGTTCGGCACGCACAGACTGTTTTCGAGGTACATGTTGCGCAGGTAGAAGCTGTACATCGGGCCGGGCAGATTGGTCGTGTCCGCGTTCCAGTACAGCAGGTCGAACGCGGCCGGGGATTTGCCTTTCAGGTAGTTGTTCACGACATACGGCCAGATCAGATCGTTGGCACGTAGCGACTGGAATACGAAGCCGAGTTCGCGCCCGGGATAAAGGCCGCCTCGACCGATCGTATGCTCGCGCATCGACACGCCCTGCTCGTCGATGAACACGCCGATATCGCCTGGGTCGCTGAAGTCGAGCAAGGCCGTCAACAGCGTCATGCTCGCCACGGAGTCGTCGCCGTTCGCACGCATGATCGCAAGCGCCGACGAAAGCAGCGTGCCGCCCACGCACCAGCCCAACGCGTTGACCTTGTCGGCCCGGCTAATGGCACGCGCGACGCTGAGCGCCTGCATCACGCCATCCTCGAGATAGGCGTCCCATGTGGTATTCGCCATGTCCTGCTGCGGATTGCGCCAGGACACGACGAACACCGTCAGCCCCTGCTCGCAGGCGAAGCGCACGAAGGAATTCTCCGGCTGAAGATCCAGAATGTAGAACTTGTTGATGCACGGAGGAACGATCACGAGCGGTCGTGCAGCGACCTTCGGCGTCAGCGGCGCGTACTGGATCAGCTGGAACAGATCGTTTTCATAGACTACCGCGCCGCTCGATGTGGCCACGCTGCGGCCCACTTCGAACGCGCTTTGATCAGTGATCGAGATCGAGCCGTTGCCCAGATCGTCGAACAGATGCGTCAAGCCCGCGAGCAGACTCGATCCGCCCGATTCCACCGCCGCGCGGATGACCTCGGGATTCGTCGCGGCGAAATTCGCGGGGCTGGCGAAGTCGATGAACTGACGCGTGTAAAAGCGCAGCCTGTGCTTGTCCTTTTCATCGAGCATGCTCGCCTCGACGAGCTCTTCGAGCGCGCGCGCATTGATCAGGTAGCTCTGTTTCAGAAGGCTGTACCAGCCGTTGCTGGACCAGTCATCGGCGTGAAACCGCCGGTCTCCCTGCTCGGGCTCGGCGACCGGCTTCAACTCCGGCCGCGCGCCGATCAATCCGGCTACGGTGTCGCCCCACAGTTGCGCGTGCTGTTGCAGGTAATGGGCGCTCGCGTGTGGCATGCTGAATGGCATTCTCATGGCGGGACTCGCTATCATGCGTTGCTGACGGCGCAAACCGCGTCTGCCTCGACACGATCGCGGCACGATGTCGGCATGACCACGGCGTCGCCTTCGATCACCACCCTGCCGCTGACCGTGCAAACAGTGGAGAGCACCACACGGCGCTTGTCGTGAATCAGTTCCTTGACCGTCACGTCGGCCCGAACGGTGTCGCCGGGTCGAACCGGCGCCTTGAAACGCAGGTTCTGGCCGAGGTAGATCGTGCCCGGGCCGGGCAACCGCCCCGCGATGGCCGCGGAGATGATGCTCGCGCTCAGCATCCCGTGAGCGATGCGCCCCTTGAAGGGTGTCGTCTGCGCAAACTGCTCGTTGATGTGAACCGCGTTGATGTCTCCCGACGCGCCCGCGAACAGCAGAATGTCCGCCTCCGTGATGGTCTTGGCGAAGTGGGCGCTCATGCCTGGTCGCAGGTCTTCGAAATCGTATCCGTTAAGCTCATTCATGATTATTCCGCTTGCTTGGCGGGCGTTTGCCCTGGGCTGAATGTGTACTGTGTCTTGGGACGGGCGCCAGGCGCCGGATGCGGTTAGCCGAGTTCGCTCACGAGTTCCGGCACGACGGCGAAGAGATCACCGACGAGGCCGTAATCGGCGACGCTGAAAATCGGCGCTTCTTCGTCCTTGTTGATCGCGACGATCACTTTGCTGTCCTTCATGCCCGCGAGGTGCTGGATCGCACCCGAGATGCCGACCGCGACGTACAGTTGCGGCGCGACGATCTTGCCGGTCTGGCCGACCTGATAGTCGTTCGGCACGAAGCCCGCGTCGACCGCCGCGCGCGACGCGCCCAGTGCCGCACCGAGCTTGTCCGCCAGCGGTTCCAGAACCTTCGTGTAGTTCTCGCCGTTGCCCAGACCCCGGCCGCCCGACACGATGATCTTCGCGCTCGTCAGTTCCGGACGGTCGAGCTTCGTGACTTCGCGGCTCACGAACTGCGAGATGCCCGTATCGGGTGCCGCTTCGATCTTTTCGACCGCTGCGCTACCACCTTCAGCTGCAACTGCGTCGAAACCGGTCGAGCGCACCGTGATGACCTTGACCGGATCCGCTGATTGAACCGTCGCGATTGCGTTGCCCGCGTAGATCGGACGCTCGAACGTGTCGGCGCTATCGACTGCGGTGATGTCGCTGATCTGCGCGACGTCGAGCTTCGCGGCAATACGCGGCGCGATGTTCTTGCCGTAAGCGGTCGCCGGCGCGAGGATGTGCGTGTAGTTCTTCGCGATGTTGAGCACCGTGGCTTCGACGTTTTCCGCGAGGCCGGCGGCCAGTTGCGGCGCGTCAGCCAGCAGCACCTTGCTCACGCCCGCGATCTTCGCGGCCGCATCCGCTGCGGCCTGCGCGTTGTGACCCGCCACCAGCACGTGAATGTCACCGCCGATCTTCTGTGCCGCTGCGATCGTATTGAGGGTCGCGGCCTTGACCGACGCATTGTCGTGTTCTGCAATTACCAGGTTCGTCATTTCTTGCGTCTCCTCACAGCACCTTGGCTTCGGTCTTCAGCTTCTCGACCAGCGTCTTCACATCCGGCACCTTCACACCGGCGGAGCGCTTCGGCGGCTCGGCGACCTTCAGCGTCTTCAGACGCGGCGTGACATCGACACCGAGGTCTTCGGGCTTGACCGTTTCCAGCGGCTTTTTCTTCGCCTTCATGATGTTCGGCAGCGTGACGTAGCGCGGCTCGTTCAGGCGCAGATCGGTCGTCACCACCGCGGGCAGCGTCAGCGACAGCGTTTCCGCGCCGCCGTCCACTTCACGCGACACGGTTGCCTTGCCGTCCGCCACCACCACTTTCGAGGCAAAGGTTGCCTGCGGCAATCCAGCCAGCGCCGCCAGCATCTGGCCGGTCTGGTTCGAGTCGTCGTCGATCGCCTGCTTGCCCAGAATGACGAGCGAAGGCTGTTCCTTGTCGACCAGCGCCTTGAGCAGCTTCGCGACTGCCAGCGGCTGCAGGTCTTCATTCGATTCGATCAGGATCGCGCGGTCCGCGCCGATCGCGAGCGCGGTGCGCAGCGTTTCCTGCGCCTGCGTCACACCAGCCGACACAGCGATCACTTCGGTCGCGACGCCCGCTTCCTTCAGACGTACCGCTTCTTCTACCGCGATTTCGTCGAACGGGTTCATCGACATCTTCACGTTGGCGATATCGACGCCCGTGTTGTCCGACTTCACACGGACCTTCACGTTGTAGTCGACCACCCGCTTGACTGCTACAAGAACTCTCACAACACTCTCCTTCCCACACCGGTAAGGCCGAGCCCTACCGTTTCGATTCACACGTCACGTTGATTGATTGCATCAAAACTGGTCTTCGCGCAGCGCCAATGCGCCTTCGCCATCGCGAGCGCCGCGAATCGCCGCTTCGAGCGCGACTGCGCGAGGCAGCACCTGGGTCGCGTAGCTGTGCGCGGTCGCGATC
The genomic region above belongs to Paraburkholderia sp. HP33-1 and contains:
- a CDS encoding AraC family transcriptional regulator; protein product: METMVTSVAMSGYFEVTRRLGLNPVELARQAGIDAGALANPGDRVPAAACCRLLEMTAQKASCPTFALQMAETRQTFGSGVVNVLLAHKRTLREVLLAAAEYRHLLNEALAVYVEDADKTVTIREELVVEPGTPTRQAIELALGVLAKHSGALLDKFWKPREVHFTHAAPADLTFHRRFFNCPLEFGSDFNGFVCASADLDYPNPLADPELVRYAESLAAPRNASAAESAALEVRKAIYLLLPLEQANADLVARHLHLSVRTMQRQLNSAGTSFSDQVEEVRGELAVRYMSNPTYPIGRVSALLGYAQQGSFTNWFVSRFHMTPRDWRTSHSK
- a CDS encoding ribbon-helix-helix protein, CopG family, producing MSRILIDLPDAQIEELAVLVEMERRPRAAVIRDAIEVYIANHKQARGAEVFGLWKNKKIDGLEYQQELRSEW
- a CDS encoding type II toxin-antitoxin system VapC family toxin; its protein translation is MVRALFDTNILIDYLGGVIAAKKELSRYEYRAISTITWMEVLVGTTAEDEATIRAWLGSFEVIALDSAIANRAVEIRKQRRIRLPDAIVWASAQVNSLLLVSRNTKDFPADEPGVRVPYKI
- a CDS encoding PHA/PHB synthase family protein; translation: MIASPAMRMPFSMPHASAHYLQQHAQLWGDTVAGLIGARPELKPVAEPEQGDRRFHADDWSSNGWYSLLKQSYLINARALEELVEASMLDEKDKHRLRFYTRQFIDFASPANFAATNPEVIRAAVESGGSSLLAGLTHLFDDLGNGSISITDQSAFEVGRSVATSSGAVVYENDLFQLIQYAPLTPKVAARPLVIVPPCINKFYILDLQPENSFVRFACEQGLTVFVVSWRNPQQDMANTTWDAYLEDGVMQALSVARAISRADKVNALGWCVGGTLLSSALAIMRANGDDSVASMTLLTALLDFSDPGDIGVFIDEQGVSMREHTIGRGGLYPGRELGFVFQSLRANDLIWPYVVNNYLKGKSPAAFDLLYWNADTTNLPGPMYSFYLRNMYLENSLCVPNKLTFCGTPVDLGNIDVPSYLMAAEEDHIVPWRSAYRSTQLLGGETEFVLGASGHIAGVINPASKNKRSYWTNETCDENADDWRATAVQQPGSWWNHWIDWVKKHSGEQVEARTKLGNRKYKVIESAPGRYVKLRAE
- a CDS encoding MaoC family dehydratase, coding for MNELNGYDFEDLRPGMSAHFAKTITEADILLFAGASGDINAVHINEQFAQTTPFKGRIAHGMLSASIISAAIAGRLPGPGTIYLGQNLRFKAPVRPGDTVRADVTVKELIHDKRRVVLSTVCTVSGRVVIEGDAVVMPTSCRDRVEADAVCAVSNA
- a CDS encoding electron transfer flavoprotein subunit alpha/FixB family protein; its protein translation is MTNLVIAEHDNASVKAATLNTIAAAQKIGGDIHVLVAGHNAQAAADAAAKIAGVSKVLLADAPQLAAGLAENVEATVLNIAKNYTHILAPATAYGKNIAPRIAAKLDVAQISDITAVDSADTFERPIYAGNAIATVQSADPVKVITVRSTGFDAVAAEGGSAAVEKIEAAPDTGISQFVSREVTKLDRPELTSAKIIVSGGRGLGNGENYTKVLEPLADKLGAALGASRAAVDAGFVPNDYQVGQTGKIVAPQLYVAVGISGAIQHLAGMKDSKVIVAINKDEEAPIFSVADYGLVGDLFAVVPELVSELG
- a CDS encoding electron transfer flavoprotein subunit beta/FixA family protein; amino-acid sequence: MRVLVAVKRVVDYNVKVRVKSDNTGVDIANVKMSMNPFDEIAVEEAVRLKEAGVATEVIAVSAGVTQAQETLRTALAIGADRAILIESNEDLQPLAVAKLLKALVDKEQPSLVILGKQAIDDDSNQTGQMLAALAGLPQATFASKVVVADGKATVSREVDGGAETLSLTLPAVVTTDLRLNEPRYVTLPNIMKAKKKPLETVKPEDLGVDVTPRLKTLKVAEPPKRSAGVKVPDVKTLVEKLKTEAKVL